A window of Strix aluco isolate bStrAlu1 chromosome 11, bStrAlu1.hap1, whole genome shotgun sequence contains these coding sequences:
- the CCDC174 gene encoding coiled-coil domain-containing protein 174 isoform X1 encodes MDRRKKPLDVAASSLVDLKAELFRKQEEFKKEKLLKDAGIFTKPKTSNKKPSIWNKQNTGVANRAEKDVEQKTEEEHILDKSRKKLEEKAKLYEKMTKGDFPDEETEDLYLVDFTQKIIDKQHEVQELYQSEAAQKTSEKDTDDEETQPEVEIPPPEDPDEEWVDYVDFLGRSRRCMKKDLPSLLKMDQELQGKRQGPDGNTLLSEDMRRELQRQQWEKEEEEALRKPMGPIHYEDIRENEARQLGVGYFAFSRDKELRNKQRATLDMLREQTLDQRTKREQLKEKRKAALDARLSKLRARKIKKLREAGLEEEAEKLENGEVKGVTDEPEAPRVTASRKVEVVIQERRDTKPGVPYVREWDKGKELMFGQWSKKQEELRDERDPEFAPPSDYFMGQKKDDNYRSQNLNSPETSSEKLETETAQSQQVPPVQANGSSSEGVPPAAQAYNSSVQDESASTEAHGGDPQDVPSSSEDDSSDDEDLLPSAQAYGYGAPGVPPSMHAYGYGAQNVLSSMPAYGYSAHDMPFPMPAYGYGAQGMGPPMHAYGYNTHDMPFPMQAYGYGAQDVPPPMQACGCSAQDVPPPMQACGCSAQDVPPPGQTDSSDTQNQEPLYQSLDDMLSYYRQVT; translated from the exons ATGGACCGGAGGAAGAAGCCGCTGGATGTGGCCGCCTCCTCG TTGGTAGATCTCAAAGCAGAACTCTTCCGAAAGCAAGAAGAATTCAAGAAGGAAAAGCTATTGAAAGATGCTGGCATCTTCACAAAGCCCAAAACTTCTAATAag AAACCAAGCATCTggaacaaacaaaacacaggagTTGCAAATCGAGCAGAGAAAGATGTTGagcagaagacagaagaggaGCATATATTGGATAAGTCAAG gaaaaaactagaagagaaagcaaagctgtATGAGAAAATGACAAAAGGCGACTTTCCAG ATGAAGAAACTGAGGATTTGTACCTAGTGGATTTCACTCAGAAGATCATAGACAAACAGCACGAAGTACAGGAACTGTATCAGAGCGAAGCTGCtcaaaagacttcagaaaaagaCACAGATGATGAGGAAACTCAGCCTGAAGTGGAAATACCACCACCCGAGGACCCAGACGAAGAATG GGTTGATTATGTTGATTTCTTGGGCCGATCTAGACGCTGTATGAAGAAGGATTTACCAAGTCTACTTAAAATGGATCAGGAACTTCAAGGAAAAAG ACAAGGTCCTGATGGGAATACTCTGTTATCTGAAGACATGAGAAGAGAACTTCAGAGGCAGCAgtgggaaaaagaagaagaagaagcccTCAGAAAACCCATGGGACCCATACATTATGAGGACATTCGGGAAAATG agGCCAGACAGCTTGGTGTTGGCTACTTTGCCTTTTCTCGTGACAAAGAACTTAGGAATAAACAACGGGCAACATTGGATATGCTAAGAGAACAG ACACTTGATCAGAGAACTAAACGTgaacagctaaaagaaaaaaggaaggcagCTCTGGACGCAAGGCTGTCTAAACTTCGAGCACGGAAGATTAAGAAGTTAAGGGAAGCTGGATtagaggaagaggcagaaaaattGGAGAATGGAG AGGTGAAAGGTGTTACTGACGAACCAGAAGCTCCAAGAGTTACTGCAAGTAGGAAGGTAGAGGTTGTCATCCAAGAGAGAAGAGATACAAAGCCTGGAGTGCCTTATGTCCGAGAGTGGGATAAAGGCAAAG AATTGATGTTTGGACAATGGTCAAAGAAACAGGAGGAACTCAGAGATGAGCGAGATCCAGAATTTGCACCACCTTCTGATTACTTTATGGGACAAAAGAAAGACGATAATTACAGAAGTCAGAATTTGAACAGTCCTGAAACTTCCTCTGAAAAACTGGAAACAGAGACAGCGCAAAGTCAGCAGGTGCCACCAGTGCAGGCCAATGGCAGCAGCTCTGAAGGTGTGCCACCGGCAGCACAGGCTTACAACAGCAGTGTTCAAGATGAGTCAGCCTCAACAGAGGCCCATGGCGGCGACCCTCAAGATGTGCCATCATCATCAGAGGATGACAGCAGCGACGACGAGGATCTGCTGCCCTCGGCACAGGCTTACGGCTACGGTGCTCCAGGTGTGCCGCCATCAATGCACGCTTATGGCTACGGCGCTCAAAACGTGCTGTCGTCAATGCCAGCTTACGGCTATAGTGCTCATGATATGCCCTTTCCGATGCCGGCTTATGGCTATGGCGCTCAAGGCATGGGGCCACCGATGCATGCTTACGGCTACAACACTCATGATATGCCCTTTCCAATGCAGGCTTATGGCTACGGCGCCCAAGATGTGCCGCCACCAATGCAGGCCTGTGGCTGCAGCGCTCAGGATGTGCCACCGCCAATGCAGGCGTGTGGCTGCAGCGCCCAAGATGTGCCGCCGCCAGGGCAGACCGACAGCAGTGACACTCAAAATCAGGAACCACTTTACCAAAGTTTAGATGATATGCTGTCTTATTACAGACAAGTGACTTGA
- the CCDC174 gene encoding coiled-coil domain-containing protein 174 isoform X3 has product MDRRKKPLDVAASSLVDLKAELFRKQEEFKKEKLLKDAGIFTKPKTSNKKPSIWNKQNTGVANRAEKDVEQKTEEEHILDKSRKKLEEKAKLYEKMTKGDFPDEETEDLYLVDFTQKIIDKQHEVQELYQSEAAQKTSEKDTDDEETQPEVEIPPPEDPDEEWVDYVDFLGRSRRCMKKDLPSLLKMDQELQGKRQGPDGNTLLSEDMRRELQRQQWEKEEEEALRKPMGPIHYEDIRENEARQLGVGYFAFSRDKELRNKQRATLDMLREQTLDQRTKREQLKEKRKAALDARLSKLRARKIKKLREAGLEEEAEKLENGEVKGVTDEPEAPRVTASRKVEVVIQERRDTKPGVPYVREWDKGKELMFGQWSKKQEELRDERDPEFAPPSDYFMGQKKDDNYRSQNLNSPETSSEKLETETAQSQQVPPVQANGSSSEGVPPAAQAYNSSVQDESASTEAHGGDPQDVPSSSEDDSSDDEDLLPSAQAYGYGAPGLWLRRPRCAATNAGLWLQRSGCATANAGVWLQRPRCAAARADRQQ; this is encoded by the exons ATGGACCGGAGGAAGAAGCCGCTGGATGTGGCCGCCTCCTCG TTGGTAGATCTCAAAGCAGAACTCTTCCGAAAGCAAGAAGAATTCAAGAAGGAAAAGCTATTGAAAGATGCTGGCATCTTCACAAAGCCCAAAACTTCTAATAag AAACCAAGCATCTggaacaaacaaaacacaggagTTGCAAATCGAGCAGAGAAAGATGTTGagcagaagacagaagaggaGCATATATTGGATAAGTCAAG gaaaaaactagaagagaaagcaaagctgtATGAGAAAATGACAAAAGGCGACTTTCCAG ATGAAGAAACTGAGGATTTGTACCTAGTGGATTTCACTCAGAAGATCATAGACAAACAGCACGAAGTACAGGAACTGTATCAGAGCGAAGCTGCtcaaaagacttcagaaaaagaCACAGATGATGAGGAAACTCAGCCTGAAGTGGAAATACCACCACCCGAGGACCCAGACGAAGAATG GGTTGATTATGTTGATTTCTTGGGCCGATCTAGACGCTGTATGAAGAAGGATTTACCAAGTCTACTTAAAATGGATCAGGAACTTCAAGGAAAAAG ACAAGGTCCTGATGGGAATACTCTGTTATCTGAAGACATGAGAAGAGAACTTCAGAGGCAGCAgtgggaaaaagaagaagaagaagcccTCAGAAAACCCATGGGACCCATACATTATGAGGACATTCGGGAAAATG agGCCAGACAGCTTGGTGTTGGCTACTTTGCCTTTTCTCGTGACAAAGAACTTAGGAATAAACAACGGGCAACATTGGATATGCTAAGAGAACAG ACACTTGATCAGAGAACTAAACGTgaacagctaaaagaaaaaaggaaggcagCTCTGGACGCAAGGCTGTCTAAACTTCGAGCACGGAAGATTAAGAAGTTAAGGGAAGCTGGATtagaggaagaggcagaaaaattGGAGAATGGAG AGGTGAAAGGTGTTACTGACGAACCAGAAGCTCCAAGAGTTACTGCAAGTAGGAAGGTAGAGGTTGTCATCCAAGAGAGAAGAGATACAAAGCCTGGAGTGCCTTATGTCCGAGAGTGGGATAAAGGCAAAG AATTGATGTTTGGACAATGGTCAAAGAAACAGGAGGAACTCAGAGATGAGCGAGATCCAGAATTTGCACCACCTTCTGATTACTTTATGGGACAAAAGAAAGACGATAATTACAGAAGTCAGAATTTGAACAGTCCTGAAACTTCCTCTGAAAAACTGGAAACAGAGACAGCGCAAAGTCAGCAGGTGCCACCAGTGCAGGCCAATGGCAGCAGCTCTGAAGGTGTGCCACCGGCAGCACAGGCTTACAACAGCAGTGTTCAAGATGAGTCAGCCTCAACAGAGGCCCATGGCGGCGACCCTCAAGATGTGCCATCATCATCAGAGGATGACAGCAGCGACGACGAGGATCTGCTGCCCTCGGCACAGGCTTACGGCTACGGTGCTCCAG GCTTATGGCTACGGCGCCCAAGATGTGCCGCCACCAATGCAGGCCTGTGGCTGCAGCGCTCAGGATGTGCCACCGCCAATGCAGGCGTGTGGCTGCAGCGCCCAAGATGTGCCGCCGCCAGGGCAGACCGACAGCAGTGA
- the CCDC174 gene encoding coiled-coil domain-containing protein 174 isoform X2 produces MRLVDLKAELFRKQEEFKKEKLLKDAGIFTKPKTSNKKPSIWNKQNTGVANRAEKDVEQKTEEEHILDKSRKKLEEKAKLYEKMTKGDFPDEETEDLYLVDFTQKIIDKQHEVQELYQSEAAQKTSEKDTDDEETQPEVEIPPPEDPDEEWVDYVDFLGRSRRCMKKDLPSLLKMDQELQGKRQGPDGNTLLSEDMRRELQRQQWEKEEEEALRKPMGPIHYEDIRENEARQLGVGYFAFSRDKELRNKQRATLDMLREQTLDQRTKREQLKEKRKAALDARLSKLRARKIKKLREAGLEEEAEKLENGEVKGVTDEPEAPRVTASRKVEVVIQERRDTKPGVPYVREWDKGKELMFGQWSKKQEELRDERDPEFAPPSDYFMGQKKDDNYRSQNLNSPETSSEKLETETAQSQQVPPVQANGSSSEGVPPAAQAYNSSVQDESASTEAHGGDPQDVPSSSEDDSSDDEDLLPSAQAYGYGAPGVPPSMHAYGYGAQNVLSSMPAYGYSAHDMPFPMPAYGYGAQGMGPPMHAYGYNTHDMPFPMQAYGYGAQDVPPPMQACGCSAQDVPPPMQACGCSAQDVPPPGQTDSSDTQNQEPLYQSLDDMLSYYRQVT; encoded by the exons ATGAGG TTGGTAGATCTCAAAGCAGAACTCTTCCGAAAGCAAGAAGAATTCAAGAAGGAAAAGCTATTGAAAGATGCTGGCATCTTCACAAAGCCCAAAACTTCTAATAag AAACCAAGCATCTggaacaaacaaaacacaggagTTGCAAATCGAGCAGAGAAAGATGTTGagcagaagacagaagaggaGCATATATTGGATAAGTCAAG gaaaaaactagaagagaaagcaaagctgtATGAGAAAATGACAAAAGGCGACTTTCCAG ATGAAGAAACTGAGGATTTGTACCTAGTGGATTTCACTCAGAAGATCATAGACAAACAGCACGAAGTACAGGAACTGTATCAGAGCGAAGCTGCtcaaaagacttcagaaaaagaCACAGATGATGAGGAAACTCAGCCTGAAGTGGAAATACCACCACCCGAGGACCCAGACGAAGAATG GGTTGATTATGTTGATTTCTTGGGCCGATCTAGACGCTGTATGAAGAAGGATTTACCAAGTCTACTTAAAATGGATCAGGAACTTCAAGGAAAAAG ACAAGGTCCTGATGGGAATACTCTGTTATCTGAAGACATGAGAAGAGAACTTCAGAGGCAGCAgtgggaaaaagaagaagaagaagcccTCAGAAAACCCATGGGACCCATACATTATGAGGACATTCGGGAAAATG agGCCAGACAGCTTGGTGTTGGCTACTTTGCCTTTTCTCGTGACAAAGAACTTAGGAATAAACAACGGGCAACATTGGATATGCTAAGAGAACAG ACACTTGATCAGAGAACTAAACGTgaacagctaaaagaaaaaaggaaggcagCTCTGGACGCAAGGCTGTCTAAACTTCGAGCACGGAAGATTAAGAAGTTAAGGGAAGCTGGATtagaggaagaggcagaaaaattGGAGAATGGAG AGGTGAAAGGTGTTACTGACGAACCAGAAGCTCCAAGAGTTACTGCAAGTAGGAAGGTAGAGGTTGTCATCCAAGAGAGAAGAGATACAAAGCCTGGAGTGCCTTATGTCCGAGAGTGGGATAAAGGCAAAG AATTGATGTTTGGACAATGGTCAAAGAAACAGGAGGAACTCAGAGATGAGCGAGATCCAGAATTTGCACCACCTTCTGATTACTTTATGGGACAAAAGAAAGACGATAATTACAGAAGTCAGAATTTGAACAGTCCTGAAACTTCCTCTGAAAAACTGGAAACAGAGACAGCGCAAAGTCAGCAGGTGCCACCAGTGCAGGCCAATGGCAGCAGCTCTGAAGGTGTGCCACCGGCAGCACAGGCTTACAACAGCAGTGTTCAAGATGAGTCAGCCTCAACAGAGGCCCATGGCGGCGACCCTCAAGATGTGCCATCATCATCAGAGGATGACAGCAGCGACGACGAGGATCTGCTGCCCTCGGCACAGGCTTACGGCTACGGTGCTCCAGGTGTGCCGCCATCAATGCACGCTTATGGCTACGGCGCTCAAAACGTGCTGTCGTCAATGCCAGCTTACGGCTATAGTGCTCATGATATGCCCTTTCCGATGCCGGCTTATGGCTATGGCGCTCAAGGCATGGGGCCACCGATGCATGCTTACGGCTACAACACTCATGATATGCCCTTTCCAATGCAGGCTTATGGCTACGGCGCCCAAGATGTGCCGCCACCAATGCAGGCCTGTGGCTGCAGCGCTCAGGATGTGCCACCGCCAATGCAGGCGTGTGGCTGCAGCGCCCAAGATGTGCCGCCGCCAGGGCAGACCGACAGCAGTGACACTCAAAATCAGGAACCACTTTACCAAAGTTTAGATGATATGCTGTCTTATTACAGACAAGTGACTTGA
- the CCDC174 gene encoding coiled-coil domain-containing protein 174 isoform X4 produces MTKGDFPDEETEDLYLVDFTQKIIDKQHEVQELYQSEAAQKTSEKDTDDEETQPEVEIPPPEDPDEEWVDYVDFLGRSRRCMKKDLPSLLKMDQELQGKRQGPDGNTLLSEDMRRELQRQQWEKEEEEALRKPMGPIHYEDIRENEARQLGVGYFAFSRDKELRNKQRATLDMLREQTLDQRTKREQLKEKRKAALDARLSKLRARKIKKLREAGLEEEAEKLENGEVKGVTDEPEAPRVTASRKVEVVIQERRDTKPGVPYVREWDKGKELMFGQWSKKQEELRDERDPEFAPPSDYFMGQKKDDNYRSQNLNSPETSSEKLETETAQSQQVPPVQANGSSSEGVPPAAQAYNSSVQDESASTEAHGGDPQDVPSSSEDDSSDDEDLLPSAQAYGYGAPGVPPSMHAYGYGAQNVLSSMPAYGYSAHDMPFPMPAYGYGAQGMGPPMHAYGYNTHDMPFPMQAYGYGAQDVPPPMQACGCSAQDVPPPMQACGCSAQDVPPPGQTDSSDTQNQEPLYQSLDDMLSYYRQVT; encoded by the exons ATGACAAAAGGCGACTTTCCAG ATGAAGAAACTGAGGATTTGTACCTAGTGGATTTCACTCAGAAGATCATAGACAAACAGCACGAAGTACAGGAACTGTATCAGAGCGAAGCTGCtcaaaagacttcagaaaaagaCACAGATGATGAGGAAACTCAGCCTGAAGTGGAAATACCACCACCCGAGGACCCAGACGAAGAATG GGTTGATTATGTTGATTTCTTGGGCCGATCTAGACGCTGTATGAAGAAGGATTTACCAAGTCTACTTAAAATGGATCAGGAACTTCAAGGAAAAAG ACAAGGTCCTGATGGGAATACTCTGTTATCTGAAGACATGAGAAGAGAACTTCAGAGGCAGCAgtgggaaaaagaagaagaagaagcccTCAGAAAACCCATGGGACCCATACATTATGAGGACATTCGGGAAAATG agGCCAGACAGCTTGGTGTTGGCTACTTTGCCTTTTCTCGTGACAAAGAACTTAGGAATAAACAACGGGCAACATTGGATATGCTAAGAGAACAG ACACTTGATCAGAGAACTAAACGTgaacagctaaaagaaaaaaggaaggcagCTCTGGACGCAAGGCTGTCTAAACTTCGAGCACGGAAGATTAAGAAGTTAAGGGAAGCTGGATtagaggaagaggcagaaaaattGGAGAATGGAG AGGTGAAAGGTGTTACTGACGAACCAGAAGCTCCAAGAGTTACTGCAAGTAGGAAGGTAGAGGTTGTCATCCAAGAGAGAAGAGATACAAAGCCTGGAGTGCCTTATGTCCGAGAGTGGGATAAAGGCAAAG AATTGATGTTTGGACAATGGTCAAAGAAACAGGAGGAACTCAGAGATGAGCGAGATCCAGAATTTGCACCACCTTCTGATTACTTTATGGGACAAAAGAAAGACGATAATTACAGAAGTCAGAATTTGAACAGTCCTGAAACTTCCTCTGAAAAACTGGAAACAGAGACAGCGCAAAGTCAGCAGGTGCCACCAGTGCAGGCCAATGGCAGCAGCTCTGAAGGTGTGCCACCGGCAGCACAGGCTTACAACAGCAGTGTTCAAGATGAGTCAGCCTCAACAGAGGCCCATGGCGGCGACCCTCAAGATGTGCCATCATCATCAGAGGATGACAGCAGCGACGACGAGGATCTGCTGCCCTCGGCACAGGCTTACGGCTACGGTGCTCCAGGTGTGCCGCCATCAATGCACGCTTATGGCTACGGCGCTCAAAACGTGCTGTCGTCAATGCCAGCTTACGGCTATAGTGCTCATGATATGCCCTTTCCGATGCCGGCTTATGGCTATGGCGCTCAAGGCATGGGGCCACCGATGCATGCTTACGGCTACAACACTCATGATATGCCCTTTCCAATGCAGGCTTATGGCTACGGCGCCCAAGATGTGCCGCCACCAATGCAGGCCTGTGGCTGCAGCGCTCAGGATGTGCCACCGCCAATGCAGGCGTGTGGCTGCAGCGCCCAAGATGTGCCGCCGCCAGGGCAGACCGACAGCAGTGACACTCAAAATCAGGAACCACTTTACCAAAGTTTAGATGATATGCTGTCTTATTACAGACAAGTGACTTGA